One Gordonia pseudamarae genomic window, AATCTCCGTGGATACCTTCGCGACGGGGAGGAAATCTGAGTACTTTGCCAGTTCCGGACTGACTGTGTCTAGAACCCTCATCAGGCCGAGGCTGGTGTCGACGTAGCCGTGCTGCTGGTACAGCCACCGAATGGGAGACACGATCTGTGAGCGCGTATTGGCTTGTTTGCCGACTTGGCGAGTCCAATTCACAACCAATCCCTCAACCGGGGTGGCGGAGATAAAGGCAGCTCGACCTTCCTTGGACAAGGATTTGAACCTGTGGAGCGGGCCGGCTATCGCGCCACCTTGGAGCTCTAACGTCCCCTTCTGGACCCGACGGCTGGTGCCGGATAGTGAATCACAATACTGCTTATACATCGCGTCTCGGTACTCTTCAAACCACGTTTGACCATCGACGGGCAGGTAACCAGACTCCGGCCGGTCTTTCAATCCGAGGCTACGCAGAATCGACTTGTCGTCGGCGTGGAATTTCATGTCGACGGCAATGTTGGCATCTCGGGAGCCATCGCCAGGTACAACCGGGCCGGGAAACATGCACGATGAGATGGGTAAATATTCACCTGCAACAGTTCTCACTTTGATGTCGCTTGCCGGGTTGGCAACCCGATCGGTGATAGCGCGGTACTGACTCGCCCCGCCCGACTCTCGGAGCAGATCCCAGAATCGACGCCAATGGTTGCCGGTGTAGTTGCGGAAACCCTGATCGAGGACGCTACGGAATCTTCCGTCGGCGTCGGCCTCACGGATTCCTAATGAATCGAGCGTGTGAGCCATTGCGGCGTCATCGGTGATCGCGTCGTCCAGGTACACAAGGTCATCACGTAGCTCGTCGTCGGTGGTCCGCCGGAAAATATTACCGGGGGCCGGGGCGACCATCCGGCCCTTATCGGTCAGTGCGATACGGGCCGACTTGGCCTCGTCGATCGCCTTGGGATTGCCTGCCAGGTCGTGCTCGATCAGCTGTTGAAGGACACCGAGTGCAGCCTTGGAGGCCTCGGGCGTACCGTCGGCTGCCAGTGCTTCGAGCCAGGCAACCACTGATTCCGGACCCCGACCGGGGACCTGCTCCAGGATGTGGTTCAGTTTTCCTCGCCGATTACGGTCAGAGCTGACCGAGTGGTGAACCCAATCCTTTGGTCTATCAGTGTACTCGGCCCAGAGTTTGAGTGTCGCGAAACTGACTTCGACAGGTGGAATTTTTAGATCGGCCGGGCGCTGCAGATTTCCGTCCTGATTGGGAATCGAAGGACTGACGGCCGCCAGACGCCAGATGTTTCGTGTCAGGTACAGACACGCCCAGTTCGGGGATTCTGATTCACGCGGTCGTCCAGGTAAGAGTGTGAGGTATGCGGCAGGATCCTCGGCGACAACCAATTCAGGAAGGGAATCAATAACCAACTGGGAAGTGACGTCCAACAGTTCATCGTTGAGAGCGGCGCCTTCGAGCAGGTTCTGCCGGTCTTCGTTTGTCTTCCACGCAGCGTTCACGACACCGCTCAGTGTGGTGGCGTACTTTGTGGGGAAGTACGCCCAGAACTCTCCCCGCTCGGTTGATACCTGTCGGATTTGCTTATCTCCGGTGGGATCAACCCGATAATCGGGAACTGCCCAGGAAACCTCAAGTATAGCGCGGTCGTGGAGTTCGCCGGCATGAGCCCGAACCTCATCGGGAACGGTGTGCTCGACACTGAAAACCCGGTAACGGTCGAAGGCGTCCTTGCTGCCACTGGTTGAAGTATGGACAATTGTCAGTGGCGACATTTCGCTGACCCGCATGGTACGACGAAACGCCGGGAGGCTGCGCTGGTCCTCCAGTACGATTGTGCCTACGTGAGGCGAGAACAGTTGGAACAGTGAAGGGAACTCATCAACGTGTGCTGTGTTACGGACAGCTTTACGGTTGATGTTTCCCGCGAGGTTTTTGGCTGCTCCTGGGATGAGCGGGAGACGAACCACCGTCGACGCCCAGTTCAACAGTGAGTCCAGTATCTGGTCCTGTCGTCGTTCCGCGACCATGTCGAGCTCACGTGCCAGTCGAAGCACCGGTGTATCGGTTACATCAATCGGCGAGCGGCCTCGGCTTCCCGTACCACCGGCGACTGCTTTGCGGATCAGGTCTGCCGACCAGTCGGCGTCGAATCCGAAGGAGCCGGACGTACTGAAGAACTGGGGGGTATGGCACACGGAAAGTACCGACTTCACGCCGACACCGAACCGCCCGATCTGTCCACCACGCTTGCGAGACACCCCCATTCTCAGGATGGTGTCCGCACCCTCTGGGGCGATCGGATTGCCCTCGTTGGCGCAATACAGGTGAGTGTCGGTCAGAATGACTTCGATACGTCCACCACGGTAGGGTTCATCGCGCAACTCGTCGGCTGCGTTCTGGACCAATTCGAACAGTTGGCGGTCACCGTATCCGCCCTGGTGGATACGTATCTCACTGTTTGCGTCCTCCTCGACGCGGGCCGGGTTGAGGGCGTATGTCTTCAGGGCGAGTTCGGTCAGGTCGGCAACAATCGCATTGACGGTCTGCTTGCTCATCCGCATACCCTCCATAGGGCTCCCGGCCGTGCGTTACGTACCGCAAGGCCTGCACAGTCGTGGTTACCTGATCACAATCTCATGTGGGTGTGACACGGTGCCCAGCGGCTACATCAGACGACCGTGGGACTCGGTCCAGGGAAGCTTGACGACGGCATCGAGCCGGGCCGCGTCGACGGGTATTCCCAGCGCGGCCGACAGCACGTACACGCCCAGCCTGGGGGGTATGGCATTGCCGATCTGCTGCCCGATATCGACGCCTGACCAGGGGAAATCGTGGGGAAAGGTCTGGAGAACCCCGGCTTCCTGATTACTGAAACGGGGGAGATGGTTCCCATCGGCATCGAGGATGCGGTTGCGGCGCACCTTTCCCGTGATCGTCGCGGAGGGCTGGCATGAAGCCCGCTCGCCGCGTCGCTTCGGGTTGCCGCCAGAACCATAGTTCGAGACCACTCTGAATGTCTTTGGACGTTGTGTCCCGGGCATCGCAGCAAGTGCTTGGCCCATGCTCACCCAGCGCTGCTGGTCGAGGGTGTCCTTGGAATGCTGGCCTCGGTAGTGTCGGGCATGAGTTGTGCCAGGAAGCTCGGGCTGAATCTCCTTGTTGGCAAGTAGGATTGCCCGTCGTCGAGATTGCGGCACGCCGTACTGCTCGGTGGCGAGAACGCCGGATATGGTTTTGTATTCCATATCCTGAAGCACCTGCTCCATCGCTTCCCAGACGGGAAGGACGGCCGGCACCTGTTCTAGGACGACAACGTCGTACGCCTTCTCCGCTTCCTGTGCCTCAATTGCCCAGCGCAGTGGCTCGAGGACCAGCCCGGTGCGTTCATCGGTCAGGGTGTTCAGGTCGTCAGATATGTCCTCACGGGCACCCAGTCGTTTGACGAAGGTCAGGACCTCGGCAAGTGCCTCGCGGCCTGATCCGGTGCCTGCGACCGTATAGGTCTGGCATGGGGGTCCTCCGGCGAGGATCGACGCACCCTCGAATCGTGAGGGCCCGAGCTCGCGAACATCGCCGGGCTCCGTCGCGATGCGGGCGGCTTTACGAGTCGCGAGGGCGCCCCTGTCCCACTCGACGCCGATCGCCGAGATCCCCAGCCAGTGCGCAGCAACGTCGAGCCCGCCGGGACCTGCGAAAAGATCGACCATTTGATACGCAGGGTCAGGTCCGACGGCCCGGACGTCCGGAGTGGAACGCATGTGCGACGACTCTACCGGCACGGGGCCTTGAGCGGAACTCAGCGGAGTGGCCTCCCGGAAAACACCAGGAGTGACGCTGTGTCGACCGTCCGACTACTGGTCAGGTACCGGATGTCGACGTACGGTTCTTGAGTGTTTGAGATCAAGAAGATTGTGGCCGCTGCGATCGCCGGCGCCGCTGTCCTGATGGCTGTCAGTTCCACCGCGACGGCGCCCGCAGATGCCAGCCCGCTGACGCCCGCCTGTGTGTTCGCGCAGAACTTCGGGTCCTCAGAGCTCGGCGGTCCTGACTGTGCTCCGTTGCGTGCCTACAAGCACATCGGCCCGTACGCCACGAAGGATCGCTGTGAGGATGACAAGGTCCGCCAGCAGATTCGTGATAAGCGTGCACGGATGGTCAGCTGCAGCCAGGGACGCGACGGCTATTACTACATGACGCTGTTCGGCGATATGGGCCGCTGAGTGGCTTTGTCGTAGTCAGCCGTTACACTCCGCACAAACGCCGAGAACGGCGTACAAGCGTACGGAGAGTGCATGGCCCTCAAGGGATTTGTGGCAGTCGCTGTCGCTGCCGCAGCGGTAGCGACGCCGACGATGGTGATCACTGTGGAAGCTGAGGCTTCGCCTGGTGCTCGTGTGGTGCTGTGGCCGGATCGTCCGAGCGATTGCCCGAGTCGGGTATGCGCCGAAGGTGGGTGGGTAGTTACCGGTCCGACGCTCAAGGCCGTGCTTGCGGGCGTCGACAAGTGGCGCCTGGGATCCACCAAGAAAGTTGCCATCGACACGTGTGTCGCGGCCGGTAACGCTGTGACGCGAAAGCAGTGCGACGACATGGGTTTCCAAGCGGTTTCGCAGATGATGACCGTTAATCCCGAATGGATGCGTGCACACATCAAGACAAATCCCAACACCCGTGCGGCGGCCTCAGGCTGGGTACAGGGGCAATGGTGGCAGAATGAGCCGGGCTGAACCCGCGTGCTGATCGCATGGCCAGGGAGGTAGCGCCGGGACTGGCGACTCCGACTCCTCAGCGGGTTAGGGTGGGCTGACCAGCTGCTCCGATCGGAGGGTCCCATGGCCACTGACAGCGACAATTCGCAGGTCCTCGCCGGCCAGGAGTATCAGCGGGTGGGCACCCCGGGCGGGATTCCTGTGCTGGTGCATCACGGGTTGGTGGCCGGGTCGGCGATCGCACCGTGGGCGGCGGAGGCTGCGGCGGCTCGGGGGATCGAGCTGATCGGGGTGGCCATCACAGTGGGATCGGGCTGGTCAACGATCCGGCGGTGATCGCCGAGTACGGGGAGGAGTCGCGGCGGGCGTTCGAGTTCTTCCGGAGTTCCGATCTGGACGCGGTCCGCGAGTTCTGGAACACCACGCTCAAGCGGTCACTGGAAACCGAACCGGCGGACAGTGCATTCCGTCACTTTTCGCAGGTCTGTTCACCGGACTCCTCGTCACCCCCTCGGCAGTCCGCCTCGACCATCTCCTCTCCATTTTCAGATGTGGCTTTCTGGCCGTCCGTGTAGAACGTATTCCATTGGGTTGCATAGGGAACACCGTTGTCTGTGACTTTGCTGACCGCGCGTATCAGCATGTTCCTGGATTCATGGTCCTTCAGTGCCTTGTCCCAACTCAACTCGTTGCCATCAAAGATCGAGGGAAACGTCGTTCTGAGCCATTCTGTCCCGGCTTGTTCTGAGTATCCTTTGAGGATAGCGAATTTGAACGCATACGGATCGGAGAGGGAGGCCAACTTCTTGGGATCGGTGGACTCACCGGTGGCGTCGTCTTGGGTGGGTTCGTGCCCGAGTACCCAATCGGTGACCGGTTGCTGTAGCAGCGGCTCGAGCACGGCCGTCGCCGGGAACAGCCAGCCCGCATCCTTGACCACGGAGTAGATGAGCTTCTGCTGGTTGTACTCCTCCTTTTGTTCGTCATACATCGTTGCTATTGCTCTCGCGCTGCCGTCGGTCATCGCCTGGTTCAGCATTCCCGCCCGCTCTGCCAACGGGGCATCCGGGTTGATCCCGTACTGATATGCCATCAGGTTCTGCCACTTGGCGGCCTCGACGTTCATGATTTTGGCGGCTTCCGGATCGGTATTCAGTGACTGGAACACTCGTTTGAGTTCGTCGGAGTTCAGGTACTGCACACCGTGATCCGGAATGCCGGCCAAGCCCTCTGCGCCCACGTAACTGCCCAGGTACGGGTGAACCGCGTTCGCGAAGATCCGGGCCAGCCCAGGGGTGTTGATCCCGAGCTTCTTGTTGGTGTCGAGGTACTCCTCCGAACCGAGGTAGCTTCCCAGCGAGGTGGCCGCGTCGCGGGTCAGGGTTTTGGTGAAGGGATTTGTGGTGCCGGCGTCATCGCCTATCCAGCTGAACATCTGGTTCAGGCCGCCGAGATGATCGCCCCAGCGATGCTCGCTCAGTCCCGCCAGATGGTCGTTCGCGTTGTAGCGTCCGCCGTTGTCACAGGTGACGTCCATGTTCTTGCCGGTGATGAAGTCACGTGCGGCGATCTTGTCCTCGCCGGCGATCGTCAGCGTGTCGGACATGAACTCGTTGAGCTCGTCGGGCGCCATCTGCAGACCGTTGCCCATCGCGTGGCCGGTCGTCTTGGTGGCCCGACTGATCTCGGAGACCTGCTTGGCCAGGCCTCGGTTGATGTCCGAACCCTGTATGTTCTTGTCGCCCGCGCCGATGAAGGTGGACAGATTCCGGAACCCATCCAGCCTGTCGATCACGGTGACGCGGTGATGGGTCCCGTTCTCGTCGTGATATGTACCGCTCGTCTTGGTTGTCAGATTCGACGTCAGCAGACTTCGGATTTCCGTCGGCACTTGTGCCATACCGCCGTGATCGCCCGATGCGGTGCGCAGACCCGGACATCCCATCAACTCGACGGCGGTGGCCAGGTTGGTCCGGGTCGCCGGGCCTTGACCGTCGCTGAGCGCGAGGATCTCCTTCATCGTCAGGCCGTCCATGTCACGGTTGATCTCCCGGAGGAAGTCGAATTCGGCCTGCGAGATGGCGGTCGGTCGGCCGACATTCAGCCCGGCTGTCGTCCGGGGGTCGAGGTCGGTGGTGGCGGCGGCGAGCACGCGCCGCTCGAAATCGGTCAGCGGTTCACCCTTGACGAGCTTGTCGCCGATTCGGTCTCCGATGCCGCCGCCGATCGCCGATGACACGGGAGTCAATCTTTCCAGGGCCGCGCTGTGGGTGGTGATCGCATCCGCGCACGTGGTGTCCTGATCGGCGAGTGTTTGGGCCAGCGCTCGGAGCTGAGCCGTCTCGGTCTCGGCGATCTGGGCGCGTCGCTTCATCGTCGCGGTGACACTCGTGGACTCCTCCGCGTCCCCGGAGCCCTCACCTTCGGCTTGGGAGTAGTCCTCACCATCGGTGACCTGCCAGTGATCGCTGACGACAAACTTCTGCTGTTCA contains:
- a CDS encoding DEAD/DEAH box helicase, yielding MSKQTVNAIVADLTELALKTYALNPARVEEDANSEIRIHQGGYGDRQLFELVQNAADELRDEPYRGGRIEVILTDTHLYCANEGNPIAPEGADTILRMGVSRKRGGQIGRFGVGVKSVLSVCHTPQFFSTSGSFGFDADWSADLIRKAVAGGTGSRGRSPIDVTDTPVLRLARELDMVAERRQDQILDSLLNWASTVVRLPLIPGAAKNLAGNINRKAVRNTAHVDEFPSLFQLFSPHVGTIVLEDQRSLPAFRRTMRVSEMSPLTIVHTSTSGSKDAFDRYRVFSVEHTVPDEVRAHAGELHDRAILEVSWAVPDYRVDPTGDKQIRQVSTERGEFWAYFPTKYATTLSGVVNAAWKTNEDRQNLLEGAALNDELLDVTSQLVIDSLPELVVAEDPAAYLTLLPGRPRESESPNWACLYLTRNIWRLAAVSPSIPNQDGNLQRPADLKIPPVEVSFATLKLWAEYTDRPKDWVHHSVSSDRNRRGKLNHILEQVPGRGPESVVAWLEALAADGTPEASKAALGVLQQLIEHDLAGNPKAIDEAKSARIALTDKGRMVAPAPGNIFRRTTDDELRDDLVYLDDAITDDAAMAHTLDSLGIREADADGRFRSVLDQGFRNYTGNHWRRFWDLLRESGGASQYRAITDRVANPASDIKVRTVAGEYLPISSCMFPGPVVPGDGSRDANIAVDMKFHADDKSILRSLGLKDRPESGYLPVDGQTWFEEYRDAMYKQYCDSLSGTSRRVQKGTLELQGGAIAGPLHRFKSLSKEGRAAFISATPVEGLVVNWTRQVGKQANTRSQIVSPIRWLYQQHGYVDTSLGLMRVLDTVSPELAKYSDFLPVAKVSTEISQRLKLRSTVEDIHSTEWSRLLDRVRKSEDDDFIGPSYALLIRVAADLINQETEVRCRVGSKWAMRPDRDIAVAITQAEFNELVAQQQPAILVADEIDAPQAKVMVEEWGMLRYGDVIEKEVRAVPAGDPLPLADKLPAFNKRPGVQAIRIYSVQECSELDEVTRTPSGTTLKPLSGAVDGDTVLIPAGLSTLDQMATVDRQLDFELGRGKCEQLLRFHEQLLADVKRRDKIDKIAAEQSPPIKLGMMLDADQLRAGLPEGLIDSETHESGMEPDAQRIAELAYNAYDDAVLRKYTNEIRAVFPSSAPTKFDGTSKALRFVADLKFPESFAGARTTAPPQREEARGPVDFPALHPYQDEVARRFVDFLSEPLPSRAMLSLPTGAGKTRVAAEAVIRWIRENGVPDGPILWIAQTTELCEQAVQSWRFVWEHVGPVEDLVVDRLWSNNSSTPVTGRPHLVVATDAKLTVCLHTDEYEWLRNASLVIVDEAHVAVAPEYTKLLEHLGLSITRRQTRRNLVGLTATPFRNDENKTELLAKRFGNRRLDEGVLGDNPIGRLQELGILSHVEHLELGGANLELTKDELAELDKMGVTGVLPKSAERRLAADDSRNQMLIDHISGMPRDWPVLVFATSVDHAKVLAAKLSDKKIRSVAIDAGTPAADRRRFIEEFRNKKIRVITNYGVLSQGFDAPATRAVVIARPVYSANIYQQMIGRGLRGVKNGGKAECQILDVKDNIVNFRRKLAFGDFEYLWKRR
- a CDS encoding DNA cytosine methyltransferase, whose protein sequence is MRSTPDVRAVGPDPAYQMVDLFAGPGGLDVAAHWLGISAIGVEWDRGALATRKAARIATEPGDVRELGPSRFEGASILAGGPPCQTYTVAGTGSGREALAEVLTFVKRLGAREDISDDLNTLTDERTGLVLEPLRWAIEAQEAEKAYDVVVLEQVPAVLPVWEAMEQVLQDMEYKTISGVLATEQYGVPQSRRRAILLANKEIQPELPGTTHARHYRGQHSKDTLDQQRWVSMGQALAAMPGTQRPKTFRVVSNYGSGGNPKRRGERASCQPSATITGKVRRNRILDADGNHLPRFSNQEAGVLQTFPHDFPWSGVDIGQQIGNAIPPRLGVYVLSAALGIPVDAARLDAVVKLPWTESHGRLM
- a CDS encoding TPR repeat region-containing protein, which codes for MAVPTRTQVNAFRFELLATAAQRIFDLGAQIKSDGERIQTTIAGLDWDGQGANAAELRAEDEYYEFRRAAIELEDLSEAVSSGMICMSGTANSLILRALCCEQQKFVVSDHWQVTDGEDYSQAEGEGSGDAEESTSVTATMKRRAQIAETETAQLRALAQTLADQDTTCADAITTHSAALERLTPVSSAIGGGIGDRIGDKLVKGEPLTDFERRVLAAATTDLDPRTTAGLNVGRPTAISQAEFDFLREINRDMDGLTMKEILALSDGQGPATRTNLATAVELMGCPGLRTASGDHGGMAQVPTEIRSLLTSNLTTKTSGTYHDENGTHHRVTVIDRLDGFRNLSTFIGAGDKNIQGSDINRGLAKQVSEISRATKTTGHAMGNGLQMAPDELNEFMSDTLTIAGEDKIAARDFITGKNMDVTCDNGGRYNANDHLAGLSEHRWGDHLGGLNQMFSWIGDDAGTTNPFTKTLTRDAATSLGSYLGSEEYLDTNKKLGINTPGLARIFANAVHPYLGSYVGAEGLAGIPDHGVQYLNSDELKRVFQSLNTDPEAAKIMNVEAAKWQNLMAYQYGINPDAPLAERAGMLNQAMTDGSARAIATMYDEQKEEYNQQKLIYSVVKDAGWLFPATAVLEPLLQQPVTDWVLGHEPTQDDATGESTDPKKLASLSDPYAFKFAILKGYSEQAGTEWLRTTFPSIFDGNELSWDKALKDHESRNMLIRAVSKVTDNGVPYATQWNTFYTDGQKATSENGEEMVEADCRGGDEESGEQTCEK